One region of Enterobacter ludwigii genomic DNA includes:
- the opgB gene encoding phosphatidylglycerol--membrane-oligosaccharide glycerophosphotransferase, with amino-acid sequence MSEFMSLILFLASVGVYAWKAGRHTWWFIATLVVLGIFIILNITLYASDYFTGDGINDAVLYTLTNSLTGAGVGKYILPGLGLVVALVVVFGTLAWVLRRRRHHPHHHGYSLLALFLALASVDASPAFHQIAELVKSQSRDGDPDFVAYYKEPSKTIASPKLNLVYIYGESLERTYFDNDAFPNLTPELGALKNEGLDFSHTMQLPGTDYTIAGMVASQCGIPLFAPFEGNASASMSTFFPQNVCLGDILKNSGYENYFVQGANLRFAGKDVFLKSHGFDHLYGSEELKTTVADPNYRNDWGFYDDTVLDETWKKFEELSRSGKRFSLFALTVDTHHPDGFVSRTCKRRSYDVGGKNNKSFSAVTCSQEHIAALVEKIKASPYFKNTVIVVSSDHLAMKNSAWDQLNKQDRSNLFFVLRGDQPQQEVIATKRNSMDNGATVLDILGGDNFIGLGRSTLSGQSLSEVFLNMKEKILAWKPDIIRLWNFPKEMKDFTIDQNKNTIAFSGSSFRLPLLVRVSDNRVEPLPESEYSAPLRFQLADFAPRDNFVWVDKCYKMGQLWSQPLALSTDWCVSQGQLGGEQTVQHVDKAQWKGKTAFKDTVIDTARYQHNVDMLKIVDNDIRYKADSFIFNVAGAPEEVKQFSGISRPESWGRWSNAQLGNEVKIEYTHPLPEQFDLVITARAYGSNANKPVPVRVGDQEQMLTLGNEVTTHTLHFENPSRSNTLVIVPPDPQSTNDGNILGHSPRQLGVGMVEIKIVSNAG; translated from the coding sequence TTGTCTGAATTCATGTCTCTTATCCTTTTTCTGGCTTCTGTCGGCGTTTACGCCTGGAAAGCTGGCCGTCACACCTGGTGGTTTATCGCCACGCTGGTGGTGCTCGGCATTTTTATTATTTTAAACATTACCTTATACGCCAGCGATTACTTTACCGGTGACGGTATTAACGATGCGGTGCTCTACACCCTGACGAACAGCCTGACGGGCGCAGGCGTAGGTAAGTATATTCTTCCTGGGCTGGGCCTGGTTGTGGCGCTGGTGGTCGTTTTTGGCACACTGGCCTGGGTACTGCGGCGACGTCGCCATCATCCGCACCATCATGGTTACAGCCTGCTGGCGCTTTTCCTGGCACTGGCCTCAGTCGACGCCAGTCCCGCATTCCATCAGATCGCCGAGCTGGTAAAGTCCCAGTCGCGCGACGGCGATCCGGATTTCGTGGCCTACTACAAAGAGCCGTCGAAAACGATCGCCAGCCCGAAACTCAACCTGGTCTATATCTACGGCGAAAGCCTGGAGCGCACGTACTTTGATAACGACGCGTTCCCGAACCTGACACCAGAGCTGGGCGCGTTGAAAAACGAAGGTCTTGATTTCAGCCACACCATGCAGCTGCCCGGCACGGATTACACTATCGCCGGAATGGTTGCCTCCCAGTGTGGTATCCCGCTGTTTGCACCTTTTGAAGGGAACGCCTCAGCCTCGATGTCGACATTCTTCCCGCAGAATGTTTGCCTGGGCGATATTCTGAAAAACTCCGGCTATGAAAACTATTTTGTCCAGGGGGCGAACCTGCGCTTTGCCGGAAAAGATGTGTTCCTGAAGTCCCACGGTTTTGACCACCTGTATGGCTCAGAGGAGTTAAAAACGACAGTTGCCGATCCAAACTACCGTAACGACTGGGGCTTCTACGACGATACGGTGCTGGACGAAACCTGGAAGAAATTCGAAGAACTTTCCCGCTCGGGTAAGCGCTTCTCCCTTTTTGCTCTGACCGTGGATACGCACCACCCGGACGGGTTCGTCTCACGTACCTGTAAACGCAGAAGCTATGATGTCGGCGGCAAAAACAACAAATCTTTCAGCGCCGTCACCTGTAGCCAGGAGCATATCGCCGCACTGGTCGAGAAAATCAAAGCTTCACCGTATTTTAAAAATACCGTCATCGTCGTTTCGTCTGACCATCTGGCGATGAAAAACAGCGCATGGGATCAACTCAACAAGCAGGATCGCAGCAATCTGTTCTTCGTACTTCGCGGCGACCAGCCGCAACAGGAAGTGATTGCCACCAAACGTAACTCAATGGATAACGGCGCGACCGTGCTGGACATTCTGGGCGGAGACAACTTTATTGGTCTGGGCCGCAGCACGTTGTCGGGGCAATCTCTCTCTGAAGTCTTCCTCAACATGAAGGAAAAAATCCTCGCGTGGAAGCCAGACATCATCCGCCTGTGGAACTTCCCGAAAGAGATGAAAGATTTCACCATCGATCAAAATAAAAACACGATTGCCTTCTCGGGCAGCAGCTTCCGCCTGCCGCTGCTGGTGCGCGTGTCGGACAATCGCGTCGAACCGCTGCCGGAAAGTGAGTATTCCGCCCCACTGCGTTTCCAGCTGGCTGACTTTGCCCCTCGCGATAACTTCGTCTGGGTCGACAAATGTTACAAAATGGGCCAACTCTGGTCACAGCCGCTGGCGCTTTCTACCGACTGGTGTGTTTCTCAGGGCCAGCTTGGCGGGGAGCAAACCGTGCAGCATGTGGATAAAGCCCAGTGGAAAGGCAAAACCGCGTTTAAAGATACGGTGATTGATACCGCACGCTACCAGCACAACGTCGACATGCTGAAAATCGTCGATAACGATATTCGCTACAAGGCGGACAGCTTTATCTTTAACGTGGCCGGCGCGCCGGAAGAGGTGAAACAGTTTAGCGGCATCTCACGTCCGGAGTCCTGGGGACGCTGGTCAAATGCGCAGTTGGGCAACGAGGTGAAAATTGAGTACACCCATCCCCTGCCAGAACAATTTGACCTGGTGATCACGGCCAGGGCGTATGGCTCCAATGCAAATAAGCCCGTGCCCGTGCGCGTGGGCGATCAAGAGCAGATGCTAACGCTTGGAAACGAAGTGACCACTCACACGCTTCATTTTGAGAATCCATCCCGCAGCAATACCCTGGTGATTGTGCCGCCAGACCCGCAGTCCACGAATGACGGGAATATCCTCGGCC
- a CDS encoding DUF2501 domain-containing protein, producing the protein MKKQIIISTLLGTLLVTGAVQAASWQDSLSSAANELTKESSSTQGGLSASSLTSLLGNSSQSLSAGTMNNAAGILEYCAKQKLASVTDAQNVKNQVLGKLGLDTQEQKADTNYMDGIQGLLNAKNGQQLNLSTIGNSSLAKQVKTKACDLVLKQGVNFIS; encoded by the coding sequence ATGAAAAAACAGATTATTATCAGCACGCTGTTAGGCACCCTGTTGGTTACCGGCGCAGTGCAAGCGGCGTCCTGGCAGGATTCTCTGTCAAGCGCAGCAAACGAACTGACCAAAGAGAGCAGCAGCACTCAGGGCGGGCTGTCCGCATCTTCTCTCACCAGCCTGCTGGGTAACAGCTCCCAGAGCCTGAGTGCGGGTACAATGAACAACGCGGCGGGCATTCTGGAATATTGCGCGAAGCAAAAGCTGGCCTCCGTGACCGACGCGCAAAATGTCAAAAACCAGGTGCTGGGCAAGCTGGGTCTGGATACCCAGGAGCAGAAAGCGGATACCAACTACATGGACGGTATTCAGGGTCTGCTTAACGCGAAAAACGGCCAGCAGCTTAACCTGAGCACCATCGGCAACTCTTCTCTGGCCAAACAGGTGAAAACCAAAGCCTGCGATCTGGTGCTGAAACAAGGCGTTAATTTCATCTCCTGA
- the dnaC gene encoding DNA replication protein DnaC, with translation MKNVGDLMKRLQKMMPANVKPAFTTGEELLAWQKEQGEIRAAALARENRAMKMQRTFNRSGIRPLHQNCSFDNYKVETNGQMNALAAARQYVDEFDGNIASFIFSGKPGTGKNHLAAAICNELLLRGKSVLIITVADIMSAMKDTFSNRETSEEQLLNDLSNVDLLVIDEIGVQTESRYEKVIINQIVDRRSSSKRPTGMLTNHNIDEMTRLLGERVMDRMKLGNSLYVIFDWESYRSRVTGKEY, from the coding sequence ATGAAGAACGTCGGCGACCTGATGAAACGTCTGCAAAAAATGATGCCTGCCAACGTGAAGCCCGCTTTCACCACGGGTGAAGAACTGCTGGCGTGGCAAAAAGAGCAAGGAGAGATCCGCGCCGCCGCGCTCGCCCGTGAAAATCGGGCGATGAAAATGCAGCGCACCTTTAACCGTTCAGGTATTCGTCCCCTGCATCAGAACTGCTCATTTGATAATTATAAAGTTGAGACCAACGGGCAGATGAACGCGCTTGCCGCCGCCCGTCAGTATGTGGATGAATTCGATGGTAATATTGCCAGCTTCATCTTTAGCGGCAAACCTGGCACCGGAAAAAATCACCTCGCTGCCGCTATCTGCAACGAACTGCTCCTGCGCGGGAAATCGGTGCTCATCATCACCGTGGCCGATATCATGTCTGCGATGAAAGACACCTTCAGCAACCGCGAAACCAGCGAAGAACAACTCCTGAACGACCTGAGTAACGTCGATTTACTGGTCATCGACGAGATTGGCGTGCAGACGGAATCCCGTTATGAAAAGGTGATCATTAACCAGATTGTCGACCGCCGTTCCTCGTCCAAACGACCTACCGGTATGCTGACAAACCACAATATCGACGAGATGACCCGCTTACTGGGTGAGCGCGTTATGGATCGCATGAAGCTGGGTAACAGCCTGTATGTCATCTTCGACTGGGAAAGTTACCGTAGCCGCGTCACCGGAAAAGAGTATTAA
- the dnaT gene encoding primosomal protein DnaT has protein sequence MSSRILTTSIAGIDAFMRDPRGVLTHAEGGTVAVFADNAPAFYAITPERLAQLLEIEAQLSRPASDIMLDNQFFDEPVNAPMNVPMGKFALYAGWQPDADFQRQAALWGIALTQPATAEELAAFTAWWQAEGKVFTHIQWQQKLARHLQITRASNNGQPKRDINAFSEPDKQIPNGFRGAK, from the coding sequence ATGTCCTCCAGAATTCTGACCACCAGCATTGCTGGCATTGATGCCTTTATGCGCGACCCACGCGGTGTGTTGACCCACGCCGAAGGCGGCACGGTTGCGGTTTTTGCCGACAATGCGCCGGCATTTTACGCAATCACACCGGAACGTCTGGCACAGCTCCTGGAGATCGAAGCGCAATTATCACGCCCGGCGAGCGATATCATGCTGGATAACCAGTTTTTTGATGAGCCGGTTAACGCCCCGATGAACGTTCCGATGGGAAAATTTGCCCTCTATGCGGGCTGGCAACCTGATGCCGATTTTCAGCGGCAGGCCGCGCTGTGGGGGATTGCGTTAACACAACCCGCCACCGCTGAAGAGCTGGCCGCGTTTACGGCCTGGTGGCAGGCAGAAGGTAAAGTCTTCACCCATATTCAGTGGCAGCAAAAGCTCGCGCGCCATCTTCAAATCACCCGCGCCAGCAATAATGGCCAGCCAAAACGCGATATCAACGCGTTTTCAGAACCGGATAAACAGATCCCTAACGGATTCCGAGGTGCGAAATGA
- a CDS encoding organic hydroperoxide resistance protein, which yields MSLEKVVYTAKAKATGGRDGRATSSDGVLDVKLGVPKEMGGMGGEVTNPEQLFAAGYSACFLGAMKFVAARDKFTLPKEAFIEGEVGIGPLPTGFGIEAKLNIHVEGMDPAEAKKLVDAAHIVCPYSNATRGNIDVTLNIIA from the coding sequence ATGTCTTTAGAAAAAGTCGTTTATACCGCCAAAGCAAAAGCAACCGGAGGCCGTGACGGTCGAGCCACCTCTTCTGATGGCGTCCTGGACGTGAAACTGGGCGTGCCAAAAGAGATGGGTGGCATGGGGGGAGAAGTGACGAACCCTGAGCAGCTGTTTGCTGCCGGCTACTCTGCCTGCTTCCTGGGCGCGATGAAGTTTGTCGCCGCACGCGACAAATTTACCCTGCCAAAAGAGGCCTTTATTGAAGGCGAAGTGGGTATTGGTCCGCTGCCAACCGGCTTTGGTATCGAAGCAAAACTGAACATCCATGTTGAAGGCATGGATCCTGCGGAAGCCAAAAAGCTGGTCGATGCCGCCCACATCGTTTGCCCGTACTCTAACGCGACCCGCGGCAACATCGACGTGACCCTGAATATCATCGCATGA
- a CDS encoding MarR family transcriptional regulator codes for MNTKTNDTTAALLLDNQLCFALYSANLALNKLYRQLLAPLNLTYPQYLVMLVLWEQDDMTVSDIGERLFLDSATLTPLLKRLESAGLIKRQRSRKDERQVAVTLSDEGRALQQQALNIPHAMGCAAQCDTDTMLALKQQLELLRHQLHHA; via the coding sequence ATGAACACGAAAACGAACGACACCACCGCTGCGCTCCTGCTGGATAACCAGCTCTGCTTTGCTCTCTATTCGGCAAATCTGGCGCTTAACAAGCTGTACCGGCAACTGCTGGCGCCGCTGAACCTGACTTACCCGCAATACCTGGTGATGCTGGTGCTCTGGGAGCAGGACGACATGACGGTGTCGGACATTGGTGAGCGGCTGTTCCTTGACTCTGCCACCCTGACACCGCTGTTAAAACGTCTGGAAAGCGCCGGGCTGATAAAACGCCAGCGCTCGCGTAAAGACGAACGTCAGGTGGCCGTCACGCTGAGCGACGAGGGACGTGCACTGCAGCAGCAGGCACTAAATATCCCCCATGCGATGGGTTGCGCAGCGCAATGTGATACTGACACGATGCTGGCGCTGAAGCAGCAGCTTGAACTTTTGCGACACCAGTTACACCACGCGTAA
- a CDS encoding TetR family transcriptional regulator, translated as MANPGSEHPAHNEESSLKEKIFQSAIALFAEYGLNGARMEQIAEKAGTTKRMVVYHFKNKENLYLLVLEHVYTQIRASEKALSLAGMPPVEALVNLVEATFDYHADHPDYIRIICMENMQRGRFMQQSSYLRQVNRSALDLLEAILDRGKEKQLFNQTVDARDLHRLISSFSFHYVANSYTFTLLFEDGADEQAQREHYRKMAVQVALRYTCP; from the coding sequence GTGGCTAACCCAGGCAGCGAACACCCCGCACACAATGAAGAATCCAGCCTGAAAGAGAAAATTTTTCAGAGCGCGATCGCGCTTTTCGCCGAATATGGTTTGAACGGTGCCCGCATGGAGCAAATTGCGGAGAAAGCAGGCACGACCAAGCGCATGGTGGTTTACCATTTCAAGAACAAAGAAAACCTCTACCTTCTCGTCCTGGAGCATGTTTACACCCAAATCCGCGCCAGTGAGAAAGCGCTGAGCCTGGCGGGAATGCCACCGGTAGAAGCGCTGGTCAACCTGGTTGAAGCTACCTTTGACTATCATGCCGATCACCCGGATTACATCCGCATTATCTGCATGGAAAACATGCAGCGTGGTCGCTTTATGCAGCAGTCGAGCTATCTGCGCCAGGTCAACCGTAGCGCGCTCGATCTGCTGGAAGCGATCCTGGACCGGGGTAAAGAAAAGCAGCTATTCAACCAGACAGTTGACGCCCGCGATCTCCACCGTCTGATAAGCAGTTTCAGCTTTCACTACGTCGCCAACAGCTACACCTTCACATTGCTGTTTGAAGATGGGGCGGATGAACAGGCTCAGCGCGAGCACTACCGCAAAATGGCCGTTCAGGTGGCACTCCGCTATACCTGCCCATAA
- a CDS encoding threonine/serine exporter gives MGVIDFLLALAQDMLLSAIPAVGFAMVFNVPQRALPWCALLGAIGHGSRMVMMTAGFNIEWSTFMASMLVGSIGIQWSRWYLAHPKVFTVAAVIPMFPGISAYTAMISAVKISHFGYTEPQMILLLSNFLKASSIVGALSIGLSIPGLWLYRKRPRV, from the coding sequence ATGGGCGTGATAGATTTTCTGCTGGCACTGGCACAGGACATGCTTCTGTCCGCCATTCCTGCCGTTGGCTTTGCGATGGTCTTTAATGTTCCGCAACGCGCTCTCCCGTGGTGTGCCCTGCTGGGTGCGATTGGTCATGGGTCACGGATGGTCATGATGACGGCAGGTTTTAACATCGAATGGTCGACATTTATGGCGTCTATGCTGGTCGGTAGCATAGGCATTCAGTGGTCGCGCTGGTATCTGGCGCATCCCAAAGTGTTCACCGTTGCCGCCGTTATCCCGATGTTCCCGGGCATATCTGCCTACACGGCGATGATTTCCGCAGTAAAAATCAGCCATTTTGGCTACACCGAGCCACAGATGATCCTCCTTCTGAGCAACTTCCTTAAGGCCTCTTCCATTGTCGGAGCACTCTCTATCGGGCTGTCGATCCCGGGACTGTGGCTGTACCGCAAACGCCCACGCGTTTGA
- a CDS encoding threonine/serine exporter ThrE family protein has translation MQADRSTQRAITRLCIQCGLFLLQHGAESALVEELSTRLGLALGMDSVESAISSNAIVLTTIKDGQCLTSTRKNHDRGINMHVVTEVQHIVILAEHKLLDHNEIEKKFNQIKPLRYPRWLVVLMVGLSCACFCKLNKGGWDGAIITFFASSIAMYVRQLLTHRQMHPQINFCITAFVATTVSGLLLRLPQFVNTPTVAMAASVLLLVPGFPLINAVADMFKGHINTGLARWAIASLLTLATCIGVVMAMTLWGLRGWA, from the coding sequence ATGCAGGCAGATCGGTCAACGCAGCGTGCTATCACGCGGCTATGTATTCAGTGCGGTCTTTTTCTGCTCCAGCACGGTGCGGAAAGCGCGCTGGTTGAGGAACTCTCAACACGGCTGGGGCTGGCGTTAGGTATGGATAGCGTTGAAAGCGCGATCTCTTCAAACGCCATTGTGCTGACCACGATCAAAGATGGTCAATGCCTGACCTCCACCCGCAAAAACCACGACCGCGGTATTAACATGCACGTCGTCACCGAAGTGCAACATATCGTCATTCTTGCTGAGCATAAGCTGCTCGACCACAATGAGATTGAAAAAAAATTCAACCAAATAAAGCCATTGCGTTACCCACGCTGGCTCGTTGTGCTCATGGTTGGGCTGTCGTGCGCCTGTTTTTGTAAGCTCAATAAAGGCGGCTGGGACGGCGCAATCATTACATTTTTCGCCAGCAGCATCGCGATGTATGTCCGCCAGTTACTGACACACCGGCAAATGCACCCACAAATCAATTTCTGTATTACCGCTTTTGTCGCCACCACGGTGTCTGGTTTACTGCTGCGCCTGCCGCAGTTTGTTAACACCCCCACTGTTGCCATGGCCGCCAGTGTGCTTCTGCTGGTCCCGGGGTTCCCGTTGATTAACGCTGTCGCCGATATGTTTAAAGGGCACATCAATACCGGTCTGGCACGTTGGGCTATCGCCAGCCTGCTGACGCTGGCGACCTGTATTGGCGTCGTCATGGCCATGACTCTCTGGGGGTTACGCGGATGGGCGTGA
- a CDS encoding LuxR C-terminal-related transcriptional regulator, producing the protein MLSLHGKHCVVISRIPVMQKGFAGVMARHFPDFELTFCRSLQELTLLQLRSADVIIADISGEYRNPRGSLEEYYSLLNQYREIHWIFLVSRPLYPIAVELLMRPESTLLSDMEPIDGVINAIRAGSERAERISQTLLIPEPQSVEDEHVIALTHSERKVLRLLGKGWGINQIATLLKKSNKTISAQKNSAMRRLSLRSNADMYAWISSTQGMRELSLISAYGEFEEWKKPIQQDTSPLSKIVQ; encoded by the coding sequence ATGTTGTCATTACATGGTAAACATTGCGTAGTCATAAGCCGGATACCCGTGATGCAAAAAGGGTTTGCAGGCGTTATGGCACGTCACTTCCCCGATTTTGAATTGACCTTTTGCCGCTCACTGCAGGAGCTAACGCTGCTTCAGTTACGCAGTGCAGATGTAATAATTGCCGATATTTCAGGCGAATACAGAAACCCCCGGGGCTCGCTCGAAGAGTACTACAGCTTATTGAACCAATACCGTGAAATACACTGGATCTTCTTAGTCTCCCGACCGCTGTACCCGATAGCGGTTGAGTTGCTCATGCGACCAGAAAGCACGCTGCTATCCGATATGGAACCCATCGACGGCGTGATTAATGCCATCCGGGCCGGGAGTGAGCGTGCTGAACGGATAAGCCAGACGTTATTAATACCAGAACCTCAGAGTGTTGAAGATGAACACGTTATTGCGCTCACGCACTCTGAACGCAAAGTATTACGTTTGTTAGGTAAGGGATGGGGGATTAATCAAATTGCCACCTTGCTCAAGAAGAGCAATAAAACGATAAGTGCGCAGAAAAACAGTGCGATGCGACGGCTGTCGTTGCGGTCTAACGCCGATATGTATGCCTGGATCAGTAGTACACAGGGAATGAGAGAGCTGAGTTTAATCTCAGCCTATGGAGAGTTCGAGGAATGGAAAAAACCGATTCAACAAGACACATCGCCATTATCGAAAATTGTTCAATGA
- the bglJ gene encoding DNA-binding transcriptional activator BglJ, with translation MSAVGLQHLFAMPTLNHYQLHLFSGFEDFKKALHQTNFFSLIYSLSDAREERRNCLAHVRDLAFTHSHIQRIILTSDEMEARLISHLSPSRLHGVVSKSLTLEHLQKELVVLLGETLRINDNMLNHWYRSQNRMLSPTERAILRYMSCGYSIPEIAAQLERNIKTIRAHKFNAMVKLGVSSDVGLLDAADILTHLPAREPLNPALSKPTFL, from the coding sequence ATGAGTGCTGTTGGGCTACAGCATCTTTTTGCTATGCCCACCCTTAACCATTATCAGTTGCACTTATTTAGTGGATTTGAGGACTTTAAGAAGGCACTTCATCAGACCAATTTTTTTTCGCTGATCTATTCACTTTCCGATGCGCGAGAAGAGCGTCGTAATTGCCTGGCGCACGTGCGGGATCTCGCATTTACCCATAGCCATATTCAACGCATTATTCTGACGTCTGATGAGATGGAAGCACGGTTAATTAGCCATCTATCACCTTCACGTCTTCACGGAGTGGTCAGTAAATCATTAACACTTGAGCACTTGCAGAAGGAGCTCGTGGTGTTGTTGGGTGAAACGCTGCGCATCAATGACAATATGCTGAACCACTGGTATCGGAGTCAAAACAGGATGTTAAGCCCCACGGAGCGGGCCATTTTGCGTTATATGTCTTGCGGGTATTCCATTCCCGAAATCGCCGCACAGCTTGAACGCAATATTAAAACTATCCGGGCACATAAGTTTAATGCGATGGTGAAGTTGGGAGTGAGTTCTGACGTAGGGCTGCTTGATGCAGCGGATATTCTTACGCATCTCCCGGCACGAGAACCGCTTAATCCTGCACTCAGCAAACCCACATTTTTATAA